From the Candidatus Hydrogenedentota bacterium genome, the window CGCCATCCATGCTTCGCGTCCCCGGGCCTGGAGTGCCCGCGGATTCCCTGGTATCGGAACGAACACCCACACTGTGGCGAGGTGGGGCGATGTTGTTACAGGGGGGATCAGCCGTTGGCCGCAACCCAATGTTTCACCACGAAGGCCACGAAGGGGGCACGAAGAAGAAAAAGGGAAGAGGAAAGAGGGTCATTGCGCGCCTGTGAATCCCCCGGCAATCGGGTAAGATCGCATCCCAATTGTCTTTGCGCCTTCGCGCCTTTGCGTGCAATAAACCAAGAAGAATGCCACGGATGGCGGAGCGATCTCCCGACGGTCCATAGTACCGCAACGTTGTACTTCGTGTAGTGAAACCGGCCAGACGTGCCGCTCTAGTGGGCGGGAGCGGCGGGGATGCGTGTCGCGATGCGGTCGAAGAGGCGTCGGGCAAGCTCAGCCTTCGTCACCAGCGGGAGTGTCTCGTGTTCCCCGTCGGGCGACAGAATCCAGGCGCGCGTGGTATTCGTTCCAAAGCCGGAATCGTGGCTTTTCACGTCGTTGGCGACGATCAGGTCGAGGTGTTTCTTTTCCAGCTTGGCCGCGGCGTTTATGAGGATGTCGTTCGTCTCCGCGGCGAATCCCACCGCGATCTGATCCGGACGGCGCGTCAGGCCCGCGTGGGCCGCGATATCGGGATTGGGCACCAGATTGATGGTGAGACCGCTTTCGTCCCGTTTCTGTTTCTCCTGGGCCGGATGATCCACGCGGTAATCCGCCACGGCGGCGGCGGCGATGAAGATATCGGCCTGTGGCAGGCACGCGTTTACGGCATCCAGCATCGCCTGCGCGGTGGGGGCGTTTACGACGTGGGCGAGATCGGGCGGGGGAACCTCGCAGGGGCCGGAAACCACGGTAACCTCGGCACCGCGCATGAGGGCTTCCAGCGCGATGGCGTAGCCCATCTTGCCGCTGCTGCGGTTGCCGATGTAGCGCACGGGATCGATGGGTTCGTGGTTCCCGCCGCTGGTGATGAGCACGCGCTTACCCGCGAGGCTGCGATCATTGCGCAGGGCGATGCGGGCGGACTCGAGGATGGCGGCGGTTTCGATGAGGCGTCCGGGGCCAAACTCGCCACAGGCGAGGGCGCCGGTGCCGGGCCCGACAAAATGGCAGCCCCGCGATTTCAGCAAGGCGATGTTGTCCTGCGTGGCGGGGTGCTGGTACATCATGGTGTTCATGGCCGGCGCGAAGAGGATGGGTGCGCGGGTTGCCAGAAGTGTGGTGGTGAGCCAGTCGTCCGCCAAGCCGTGGGCCGCTTTGGCGATGATGTTGGCTGTGGCGGGCGCGATGAGGAAAAGGTCCGCGCGGCGGGCCACGGCGATGTGCTCGATTTCCGGGTTCTGAGCCGGCTCGAACATATCCGTGATGGCGCGCTGGCCGGTGATGCCTTCGAGGCTGGCCGCGCCCAAAAATTCGCGCCCCCCGGCGGAGAGGACCGGCAGAACGGTTGCGCCGGCCTCCACGAGCCGGGAGGCGATATCACACGCTTTATAGGCAGCGATGGAGCCGGTAACGCCGAGGACGATTACCTTGCCATCAAAGTCGCCGGCCATGGGTTACTCCAGGTAGTTCTCTTCTTCCTGGGTGGCCGTGATGTAGCCAAGCTTGTCGTCCAGCACTTCCTCCAGGGCCGTGATGGTCGATTTCTTGGCGTTGGTCACCGTGCCGAAGCCGTGGGACTCGTTCTTGTTGATCTGGTTGGCGCGACGGGCGGCCACGATCACAAGGCGGTACAGGCTGTCGATTTTGCCTTGGAATTCATCTACCGAGAACGGGGTGGGCATTTGCAGTCTCCTAAGGTTGCCGAAAGGCGCGGCAGCGTTCGGCGCGAATAATCGCTTCCAGATCACTGGCCGCCTGTTCAATTTTATCATTCACCACAATATAGTCAAAGCCATGGCGCTGGGCCAATTCGTCGCTGGCGTTTTTCAGCCGCAGGGCTATAACATCGTCTTCATCCGTGCCCCGGTTGCGCAGCCGGTTCTCCAGCACCTCCAGCGAGGGGGGCATGAGGAACACCGTCACCACGTCGTGGCGGATTTCCTTGAGGCTTTCCATGCCCTGAACGTCCAGCTCGAGGATCACGTCCTTGCCTGTGGCGAGGCAGCGGTCCAACTCGCTGAAGAGGGTGCCGTAGAGATTGCCGTGGACCTCGGCCCACTCCACAAACTCCTCAGCTTCTCGCTTTAACTCAAATTCTTCGCGCGACAGAAAATAGTAGTCCCGCCCGTGCTCTTCTCCCGTTCGGGGTGAGCGTGTCGTGGCTGAAACGGTCGTTACAAAAGAACCGGCCTGGCTCTCGCGCACCTTGTTGAGCAGCGTGAGCTTGCCGGCGCCGGAGGGCGCGGAAATTACCAGAAGTACACCTTGCTTCGCCACGCGGGTCCTCTACTCGATGTTCTGCGCCTGTTCGCGCAGCTTTTCCAGTTCCGCTTTGAGGCGGAGGACTTCACGGGTGACATCCAGATCGCGCATTTTCGAGCCGAGCGTATTGATCTCGCGCTGCAACTCCTGAGACAGGAAATTGAGGTCGCGGCCGATGGGCTCTTTCTGGCGCAGGAGGCTCAAGACTTTCTCAAAATGGCTCTTGAGTCGAACGACTTCCTCGTTAACATCCATCTTGTCGGCCATAAGGGCGATTTCGATGGCGAGGCGCTCCTGGGTAAGTCCCACGTCCACGTTCAGTTCGTTGACCCGGGCGCGGAGGCGCTCTTCGTAGGCCTGGGCCAGATCGGGGAGCATGCCCTCGATGATCGAGAGCGCGTCCTGCATCTCGGTGATGCGCGCGGCCACATCGCGGGCGAGGGATTCACCCTCTTCCGCGCGGGACTGATTCAACTGGTTCAGCGCTTCCACAAAGGCCGCGCAAAGGGGATCTTTCACCGCGTCCAGATCCTGCTCCTGCTCTTCCTGATAGAAGACGCCTTCCATCTGGGCGAGCACGTCGAGGGACATGGCGCCGGTGCTGTTCATCAAGCGGGCCAGCTCTTTGCTTGCGTCGATATACTGTTTGGCGTTTTCCGCATCGAAATGGATCGCGGGGCGGCCCATGGGGCCCCGACTGCGGCGGATGGAGACGTTGAGTTTGCCGCGCGACAGGGCATCCTTGACCAGATTGCGCAGAGGCGTTTCCAGAGCGGCCCAGACGCTGGGCATGCGAAAGGTGCATTCGAGGAAGCGGTGGTTCACCGTGCTCACTTCGATGGTGACGCTTTCGTTGTCGATATCGGCGCTTACGCGGCCAAAACCGGTCATGCTGCGGGTCATAGGGGGCTCCTGAGTCTCTTGCGGAAACTCCGAAGTATACCGGAGTGGGGGAGTTTTTCGCAAACTTTTGCGGGGGAAGGAGTTAGCAGTTGACAGTTGACAGTTGACGGTTGACAACGATAGGACGGATAAGACCGATACGACCGTTATTACAAAATCAGTCCTATCGGTCCAATTCGTCGTACTAAGGCTCCCTCCTCGTTGTCAATTGTCAATTGTCAATTGTCAATTGGCCGGCACCACGCTTACCTCAAACATGAGGGGCCAGAGCTTGCCGGTCACAAAGAGCCGACTGCCGTTCTTGTCCCAGGCGATGCCGTTGAGCACGTCGGCGCGGGCGTCCTGGGCCTCGGTGAGGAGGCCGCTGAAGTCTATCCAGCCACTCACGACACCTGTGGTGGGGTTGATGCGGGCGACCAGGTCGGTCTGCCAGACGTTGGCCCAGATCTCGCCGTTGATGTATTCGAGCTCATTGAGCTGGGTCACGGGCGCGCCCCGATCATAGACGTGGAGCTGGCGCACCTCCTGAAAGGTCTCGGGATTGAGAATTCGGAGGATGTTCGTACCGTCGCTCATGATGAGTTCGTCGTCGTCTTTCGTGAGGCCCCAGCCCTCGGTGTTGTACGAGAAATCACCGGACTGTTCGAACGTGTTGCGGTTGTAGACGAAGCCCTTCTTGTTGCGCCACGTTAGTTGCACGATGCTATCCCCCCATACGGTGATGCCCTCGCCAAAATAGGTGGCGTCGAGGTTCACCTGCTGTTCGACGGAGCCGGTGGCCAGATCCACACGCCTGAGGGAGGAACGGCCATTCAGACCGGTACCTTCATAGAGGATGCCATCTTCGATTTCGAGGCCCTGGGTAAAGGCGGCGGTGTCGTGGGGGTAGGTGTTCAGGACGGTGTAGGTATAGAAGATCGGTAGCTCGCCCTCGCCTTCCCCCTCACCTTCGCCTTCGCCCTCACCCTCTCCTTCACCCCCGGACACCCCCAGTTCCGAGGCGCTGAGTTCGCCATTGCTGTCGGTGTCCAGTTGGGCGAACTGATCGTCCGTCATTGCTTCGACTTGCGCCTGTGCTTCGGCCAGACTCAAGGCGCCGCTGTGATCCGCGTCTGCGGAGGAAAAATGGTCCCGAAGGAGGATGGTGACTTCCGCAAGCGTTGGACCCGGATCAACCGGGCCGGGACAACCCGAAAGGGGGCCGACGGCGACGAAAAGGCAGCAGATTAGCAAGCGCATGAAGACGTTCCTGGTGAGGTGCCGCTGTAGAAGCCCCCCCCTGCCCCCCCGCAAGCGGGGGGGACCAAGAGGTTCACTTTGACAAGTAAGGTTCCCCCCGCTTGCAGGGGGGCAGGGGCAAGTAAGGTTCCCCTCGCCTGCGGGTGGGCTGGGACAAGAAAGGTTCCCCCCGCTTGCGGGGGGGCAGGGGCAAGTAAGGTTCCCCTCGCCCGCGGGTGGGCTGGGACAAAAAAGGTTCCCCCCGCTTGCGGGGGGGTAGGGGGAGTATAAACTGAACACGATCTTCATCCTCCATGGGTGAGGCGAAGCCTCGTGAATGGCTGTACTGGGTGCGGCGCATGGGGGTATTATACCGCACGTCATGGCGGTCGCCACTACCTGCGCCGCCCCCAACCCTTCAGGAGCAGATCATGCGTGTTTTGGTTATCGGCGGCACCGGCCTCATCAGCACCGCCATCGTCCAACGGCTGTTGGCGTCCGGCCATGAGCCCATCCTGTTCAATCGGGGGACGACGACCTCACGGCTCCAGGGCGATGTGGAAATGCTCCACGGGGACCGGCAGGACTTCGAGGGCTTCGCCGCCGCCGTCGCTCCACTGCGGATCGATGCCGTGGTCGATATGTTGACCTATGACCGACCCACGGCCCAGCACGCGGTTTCGCTATTCCGCGGACGGGTGAGCCAGTACCTGTTCTGCAGCACGGTGTGTGTCTATGGTGGGCCGCTTTCGAAGATTCCCGCGCTGGAAAACGAGCCGCGTACTCCGGTGAGCGCTTACGGGCAAAAGAAGCTGGAAGCGGAAGATGTTTTCTTTGAAGCGTTCTCCCGCGACCGTTTTCCCGTGACCCTGTTCCGTCCGTCCCACTGCTACGGGCCCGGTCAGCCGCTCCTCGACATCTGGGGCTATGACGCGAGCCTGGTCACGCGCCTGCGGGAGGGCCGACCGATCCTCGTGGCGGGGGATGGCCATGGCTTGTGGCAGCCGGGGCACGTGGACGATATGGCCAAGGGATTCGTGGGCGCCCTCGGCCGCACGACGGTGCTTGGTCAGGCCTACAATATCGTGGGCGACGAGATCATGACCTGGCGGCGCTTCCATGAGCGCATGGCGGAGGCCATCGGCGTCACGGCGAACATTGTGACCATGACAACCGAGCAGATCGCCGCGGGTACGCCGCAGGGCAAAGCGGAGTGGCTGAAAGAGAATTTTCAATACCACGCGGCCTACAGCAGCCAGGCGCTCCAGCGCGACGTGCCGGAATTTCGGAACTTAATGAAGTGGGAAGACGGTGTCCGAGACGTCGTGCGCTGGATGGACGAAAACAACCTGCACGAACCGGCGAACGCCAAGCCGTGGGTGGATGCATTGGCGGCGAAGGCGCGGGGGTTTGTCGAGTCGCTGGGGACGGACACGCGCCCGTCACTGGAATGAGGTCAAGCCGCACCGCGACACTCCGGCCGCATCGAGTCGAGAAGGCAGCCCGATCACGCGTGCCTGTCCCAGGGGATGAGTGAGATGACCAGGTGCTGCATCGAGTCGCGATTCCTGCGTCCAATGTGCCCTGCGTTACCTGATCAGTCTCAGGCGGCGCAAATCGTCCTCTGTCCATTTGATCTGATGTTTGAGCATGACGGAGAGGGTGCCCAGCGGGAAAGTATCGGAGGCACGGTGTACCGTGACCGTTACGGCCCGCCCGTCTTCGTGTATGTAACGGTGGTGCGAGCCGACGGTGCGTGAGCAGAGGAAACCATCTTTTTCCAGTGCGGAAATCAATTCCCGAACGGTAAGCGACTTAAGCTGAGAAAAGTCCACGACTAGTGCCCCACGGCCTCCTTAACCTCTGCCGCACGTTGAAGGCAATCGTAGAGATCCTTGCCTTCTTTCGGGAGCTCCTCAATCGTCATCTTAAGGACTTCCACCAGATTACGCCCGGCTTCTTCCTTGGTGTGGCCCCAAGTGGACACGCCCTGCTCCAACAGTTCCGGCACGCAGGCGAACCAATGATCGCCATCGGGCTCGACCACAAAAGTCAATGAAAAGCTTTCCATGCCTGAGATGTCCTCCGATACGGTTGGTAACATTATGATAGCACAAGCAGGTGTGGGAGGCGGGGAAATCGTATCGTTATTTCAGTGATTGCGGCGGGCCATGGAGCGGGGGCTTTCCAGCCCCCGACCCGTGCAACGCAGTTGCAACGGGAAAGCGATGATATAAAGAAGGGGGCAAGGGGCCTTGTGACTGCCGCGCGTCACGATTTCAACATCCGCCCGTGACTACGTAGGCGGGACGTTATGGGTCTTATGAAAAAAGGGCCTCATGAATCATACGACCCATAAGACCCATTGAACCCATAAGACCCATTCTTGTCCTCAGTGTTTGTGGTCGGCGGCGTAGTGCTCTTTGAGCAGGTCGCGGCCGAAGTCGCCGTGGAAATCGCGCCAGGCGGCGTGGACGTGGTTGGCGTTATTCTGGGTGTTGTCATATTCCACGATGAAGGTCTTGCCCTGCAGGCGGTAGTAGTGGCCCTGGCCCTTTTCGAGACTGCCCATCCAGGCAAATTTAACATCGTCAATGCCGGCTTTCTGGATGCGGGCCAGGCGCTGGGCGGAAACTTCGGGAAGCTGAATCCGGGCGTGGGCCTCGATCAGCGCGATGAAGTCCTGCTTCTGCTTTTCGGTGAGGGCGGAATAGGCGATGCCCTTGTCCTCCTGCATCGGGGCTTCAACCTTGTCGCCGGTGAAGACGTCGTTCGGGGCCGTGGCGTCTATGATGGCCACGGCCTTCTGCTCGTCGCTCATCCCCGAAATGAAAGCACGGCCCAGATCTTCCAGATCGCCGAGGGCCCGGGTGCCCGCCAGCGGACCCGATTTCACGTCGCCGGGGTTGGTGCCCATAAACTGGGGAGAGTCGGAGATGGCCTTGCCCTTGACGATGGTCCAGTTCAGGGAGAGATGGTGGCCCTCGTAGCGGAAGCCCCAGGTGCCATCTTTCGTCGGCGTGCCAAAAACGGTGAAATGGTAGTCCAGCGGGTTGCGGTGGGTGGCCTGGGGACCCTCCAGTTCGCGCAAGACGCCTTCCAGCGAGCGAATCGTCTCGACCGTCTTATACCCGTGATCGCTCAGGGCGGCCTTGAGTACCGCGTGGGCCAGGGGAAGCTGGGCTTCGCTCAATTGCTCCAGAGAAATGCCATTGCGCTTGGTCGGCACAAAGTGCCAGTTCCAGCGCTCCTCGGCGTCGAAGGGGTAAACCGCGATGGCGCGCTGCTCTTCCGTGAGGCTGGCGGTGAAGGTGTTCACGGCGTCCGCCAGACCGTCGGCGGGGTTCAGGGCGGAGGCCGCGGCACTCAGCAGCAACAGGAAAGAAGTCGTACTCAGCATGAATCGTGCTCCGTGACCCGGGAAAGGGCCCAATTTTGCGGGGATGCCCGCCAAGGGTAGGGCAGGGAGACTCGCAACGGGCCTCCAGACCGGGCGCGAGCATAATGAATGGGACGGGAAAATAGCAAGGGAAATTTGTACAGGCTCCGCGCTCCTGTGGTACAATCCCGCAGGAGTGCGTTCGGGGCCCGTACGCTTGACCGGACGTTGTACTCCTCCGTCTTTTCCCCTCAGATGCTCCACAGTAGCAAAAGGTTTGAAGCGCAACATATGCAGAAAGAAGAATCCATACAAGTCGAAGGCACGGTGGTTGAACCTTTGCCGAACGCCATGTTCCGCGTAAAGCTTCAGAATGACCACATGGTGCTGGCGCACATTTCCGGCAAGATGCGGAAGTTCTATATCCGCATTCTCCCCGGTGACCGCGTCACCCTGGAAATGTCCCCCTACGACCTGAGCAAAGGTCGTATCACCTACCGGTACAAATAAGCCTTCCGTACCGCTCTCCGGGTTCGCC encodes:
- a CDS encoding NAD-dependent epimerase/dehydratase family protein encodes the protein MRVLVIGGTGLISTAIVQRLLASGHEPILFNRGTTTSRLQGDVEMLHGDRQDFEGFAAAVAPLRIDAVVDMLTYDRPTAQHAVSLFRGRVSQYLFCSTVCVYGGPLSKIPALENEPRTPVSAYGQKKLEAEDVFFEAFSRDRFPVTLFRPSHCYGPGQPLLDIWGYDASLVTRLREGRPILVAGDGHGLWQPGHVDDMAKGFVGALGRTTVLGQAYNIVGDEIMTWRRFHERMAEAIGVTANIVTMTTEQIAAGTPQGKAEWLKENFQYHAAYSSQALQRDVPEFRNLMKWEDGVRDVVRWMDENNLHEPANAKPWVDALAAKARGFVESLGTDTRPSLE
- a CDS encoding glutaminyl-peptide cyclotransferase, which translates into the protein MTDDQFAQLDTDSNGELSASELGVSGGEGEGEGEGEGEGEGEGELPIFYTYTVLNTYPHDTAAFTQGLEIEDGILYEGTGLNGRSSLRRVDLATGSVEQQVNLDATYFGEGITVWGDSIVQLTWRNKKGFVYNRNTFEQSGDFSYNTEGWGLTKDDDELIMSDGTNILRILNPETFQEVRQLHVYDRGAPVTQLNELEYINGEIWANVWQTDLVARINPTTGVVSGWIDFSGLLTEAQDARADVLNGIAWDKNGSRLFVTGKLWPLMFEVSVVPAN
- the infA gene encoding translation initiation factor IF-1; the protein is MQKEESIQVEGTVVEPLPNAMFRVKLQNDHMVLAHISGKMRKFYIRILPGDRVTLEMSPYDLSKGRITYRYK
- the coaBC gene encoding bifunctional phosphopantothenoylcysteine decarboxylase/phosphopantothenate--cysteine ligase CoaBC — encoded protein: MAGDFDGKVIVLGVTGSIAAYKACDIASRLVEAGATVLPVLSAGGREFLGAASLEGITGQRAITDMFEPAQNPEIEHIAVARRADLFLIAPATANIIAKAAHGLADDWLTTTLLATRAPILFAPAMNTMMYQHPATQDNIALLKSRGCHFVGPGTGALACGEFGPGRLIETAAILESARIALRNDRSLAGKRVLITSGGNHEPIDPVRYIGNRSSGKMGYAIALEALMRGAEVTVVSGPCEVPPPDLAHVVNAPTAQAMLDAVNACLPQADIFIAAAAVADYRVDHPAQEKQKRDESGLTINLVPNPDIAAHAGLTRRPDQIAVGFAAETNDILINAAAKLEKKHLDLIVANDVKSHDSGFGTNTTRAWILSPDGEHETLPLVTKAELARRLFDRIATRIPAAPAH
- the gmk gene encoding guanylate kinase, which codes for MAKQGVLLVISAPSGAGKLTLLNKVRESQAGSFVTTVSATTRSPRTGEEHGRDYYFLSREEFELKREAEEFVEWAEVHGNLYGTLFSELDRCLATGKDVILELDVQGMESLKEIRHDVVTVFLMPPSLEVLENRLRNRGTDEDDVIALRLKNASDELAQRHGFDYIVVNDKIEQAASDLEAIIRAERCRAFRQP
- a CDS encoding YicC family protein codes for the protein MTRSMTGFGRVSADIDNESVTIEVSTVNHRFLECTFRMPSVWAALETPLRNLVKDALSRGKLNVSIRRSRGPMGRPAIHFDAENAKQYIDASKELARLMNSTGAMSLDVLAQMEGVFYQEEQEQDLDAVKDPLCAAFVEALNQLNQSRAEEGESLARDVAARITEMQDALSIIEGMLPDLAQAYEERLRARVNELNVDVGLTQERLAIEIALMADKMDVNEEVVRLKSHFEKVLSLLRQKEPIGRDLNFLSQELQREINTLGSKMRDLDVTREVLRLKAELEKLREQAQNIE
- the rpoZ gene encoding DNA-directed RNA polymerase subunit omega, which encodes MPTPFSVDEFQGKIDSLYRLVIVAARRANQINKNESHGFGTVTNAKKSTITALEEVLDDKLGYITATQEEENYLE
- a CDS encoding type II toxin-antitoxin system HicA family toxin, translated to MDFSQLKSLTVRELISALEKDGFLCSRTVGSHHRYIHEDGRAVTVTVHRASDTFPLGTLSVMLKHQIKWTEDDLRRLRLIR
- a CDS encoding DUF3500 domain-containing protein → MLSTTSFLLLLSAAASALNPADGLADAVNTFTASLTEEQRAIAVYPFDAEERWNWHFVPTKRNGISLEQLSEAQLPLAHAVLKAALSDHGYKTVETIRSLEGVLRELEGPQATHRNPLDYHFTVFGTPTKDGTWGFRYEGHHLSLNWTIVKGKAISDSPQFMGTNPGDVKSGPLAGTRALGDLEDLGRAFISGMSDEQKAVAIIDATAPNDVFTGDKVEAPMQEDKGIAYSALTEKQKQDFIALIEAHARIQLPEVSAQRLARIQKAGIDDVKFAWMGSLEKGQGHYYRLQGKTFIVEYDNTQNNANHVHAAWRDFHGDFGRDLLKEHYAADHKH